Proteins from one Sabethes cyaneus chromosome 2, idSabCyanKW18_F2, whole genome shotgun sequence genomic window:
- the LOC128737430 gene encoding HMG box-containing protein 4 translates to MEHTPKNHTELEVTGVSRSGRVCKKSSKLMDFQSPDDISDAKQKKAQKLKLNSSGSTSSGLEYLADIAADIPLDDGEPLSDSGEDDNESTMDSEDDDGSDIEDMDGTQEEDEKSDSELLTEMAPKRSLYMLEKSSKYKKIFKDGKVVTGKTERKDKGKRRFTAYMLWAKEARKQMLSNPDLDFGTISKRLGEMWANVPSNQKHNWKRRAKRVANKFKQNKEKAMDSPFVKRYLHLEQGNAAAGPNVTTCSSTVSNNSLNSARGKKAQLKANITVDTKAPAASSTHLSPESPTKSGHAKLPGCQPSDVAAHLKLLGDSLTIIGERLKEHEGQIAVSGSLSVLLDSLLCSLGPLMCLTIHIPGLQPDVEHLKEVFQNTLDNIAYVMPGL, encoded by the exons ATGGAGCATACACCGAAAAACcaca CTGAATTAGAAGTAACCGGTGTGTCCCGTAGTGGAAGAGTTTGTAAGAAATCTTCGAAACTAATGGATTTTCAGTCTCCGGATGATATTTCCGATGCCAAACAGAAGAAAGCGCAGAAATTGAAACTTAACAGTTCTGGATCTACATCCTCGGGTTTGGAGTATTTGGCC GACATTGCTGCCGATATTCCATTGGACGATGGTGAGCCTCTCTCTGATTCGGGAGAGGACGACAACGAGTCCACTATGGATTCTGAGGACGATGATGGCTCGGATATAGAGGACATGGATGGAACACAAGAGGAAGACGAGAAAAGTGATAGCGAACTGCTCACTGAGATGGCTCCGAAGCGTAGCTTATACATGTTGGAAAAATCTTCCAAATACAAGAAGATTTTTAAAGACGGAAAA GTTGTTACAGGTAAAACTGAGCGGAAGGATAAAGGTAAGCGtcgatttactgcttatatgcTGTGGGCGAAGGAAGCAAGAAAGCAAATGCTGTCGAACCCAGATCTTGATTTCGGAACAATTTCTAAGCGGCTTGGTGAAATGTGGGCCAATGTACCGAGTAATCAGAAGCATAATTGGAAACGCCGTGCTAAGCGAGTAGCCaacaaatttaaacaaaataaagaaaaagccATGGATTCCCCTTTTGTGAAACGATACTTGCATCTAGAGCAAGGTAATGCAGCCGCTGGACCCAACGTTACAACATGCTCTTCAACAGTTAGCAACAATAGTCTCAACTCAGCCAGAGGAAAAAAGGCACAACTGAAGGCAAATATTACTGTTGATACTAAAGCCCCTGCTGCGTCCAGTACTCATCTCTCACCGGAATCTCCAACAAAAAGTGGCCATGCGAAGCTTCCCGGTTGCCAACCATCCGATGTTGCAGCACATTTGAAGCTACTTGGAGATAGTTTGACTATCATTGGTGAGCGGCTTAAGGAGCATGAG GGTCAAATCGCTGTCTCGGGTAGTCTTTCAGTGCTCTTGGACAGTTTGCTATGCTCTCTTGGACCCTTGATGTGTTTAACTATACACATTCCGGGATTACAGCCAGATGTTGAGCATCTAAAGGAAGTTTTTCAAAATACGTTagataacattgcatacgtaATGCCAGGTTTGTAA
- the LOC128735900 gene encoding ADP-dependent glucokinase: MATSSYFAFLTALSVFAALFAIVYQAYLASNDLKRLTTILQNLKNLEHQYPVHRPRVAIGYGSCSDLYVKAVNFLNFSESLEKFLQQKTFNVDDITTEEDFLQSFAYYFQRGAAAERFTVNKELFQKLVNSAKKSSAAEPRWALGGNAPVIGSRLAAEGAEVLLGAKMSSKLKSHLRSDITLTGSLITDDDIHLILEYKTGDEWGTLRTPRANRYILHNDHHNPFLSSLEEFEQGLQEFNPHLFVVSGLQMMDNYVYEPGVRENLLEKVSNQMQSQSSDTLIHFEMASFVELELLELLLQHVVPYSDSIGMNEQELDNLRQVLETGKISLVADCNPRVAQSLDQARAVLRILNEDYFKNHVTDPSRRMLSRIHLHTLAFQAVLVVGGSKWNHTKNAAAKASLTAHRHVCASQIVNPDAAYRLLDDSFASSMQDGAIRIPFSDEDPVSCWNETLAISEQQHQLDVEICVAPVLICKVAKQTAGAGDNISGAGLILQI; encoded by the exons ATGGCAACAAGTTCCTATTTTGCTTTTCTTACCGCACTAAGTGTGTTCGCCGCTTTATTTGCCATAGTGTATCAGGCATATTTGGCATCTAATGATTTGAAAAGACTGACCACTATcctgcaaaatttaaaaaacttgGAACATCAATACCCGGTGCATAGGCCACGGGTCGCCATCGGATACGGTTCATGCAGCGATCTGTACGTTAAGGCAGTAAATTTTCTGAACTTCTCCGAAAGTTTGGAGAAATTTTTACAGCAGAAAACATTCAACGTGGACGACATCACCACTGAAGAAGATTTCTTACAGAGCTTTGCTTATTACTTTCAAAGAGGAGCCGCGGCTGA gCGTTTCACTGTCAACAAAGAACTTTTTCAAAAGTTAGTTAATTCCGCGAAAAAATCATCTGCGGCTGAGCCTAGATGGGCCCTAGGAGGAAATGCTCCTGTCATTGGATCCCGATTAGCTGCAGAGGGTGCCGAGGTGCTGCTAGGCGCAAAAATGTCGTCTAA ACTAAAGTCCCATTTGAGGAGCGACATAACGCTGACAGGCAGTTTAATTACGGACGATGATATTCACTTAATTCTAGAATATAAAACCGGTGATGAGTGGGGTACACTTCGAACTCCACGTGCCAATCGGTACATTTTACATAATGACCACCATAATCCGTTTTTAAGCTCACTGGAGGAATTCGAGCAAGGTCTACAAGAATTCAATCCTCATTTGTTTGTAGTAAGCGGTCTGCAAATGATGGATAATTACGTATACGAACCTGGTGTCAGGGAAAATTTACTGGAAAAAGTTAGCAATCAAATGCAAAGTCAATCTAGCGATACACTAATACACTTTGAAATGGCTAGCTTCGTCGAGCTGGAGTTATTAGAATTACTTCTCCAACATGTTGTACCCTACAGCGATTCAATAGGCATGAATGAACAGGAACTTGATAACCTCCGGCAAGTTTTAGAAACTGGTAAAATCAGTTTGGTGGCCGACTGCAATCCACGTGTTGCTCAATCTTTAGATCAGGCAAGAGCTGTCTTGCGCATATTGAACGAAGACTACtttaaaaaccacgtaacagaCCCAAGTCGAAGAATGCTGTCCCGAATCCATCTGCACACTTTAGCATTCCAAGCTGTTCTAGTGGTTGGTGGCAGTAAATggaatcatacaaaaaatgcaGCGGCAAAAGCATCCCTAACTGCGCATCGACACGTTTGTGCTAGTCAAATTGTCAATCCGGATGCCGCTTACCGCCTTTTGGACGATAGTTTTGCTTCCTCAATGCAAGATGGAGCCATCCGGATTCCGTTTAGTGATGAGGATCCTGTTTCTTGCTGGAATGAAACGTTGGCAATCAGCGAACAGCAACATCAATTGGACGTAGAGATCTGCGTAGCTCCAGTGCTAATCTGCAAGGTTGCCAAACAAACGGCAGGAGCTGGTGATAATATTTCCGGAGCAGGCCTTATTTTACAAATCTAG
- the LOC128736160 gene encoding uncharacterized protein LOC128736160, protein MLNFKGKPAPPCAIHDPSISATQARRTALGNEHSSSAKNGCGSCVKQKPDLPGITEHPNQSPLEHDSNTKNLENIEFDTSYTSTSSLEFLDEEWLEEHLEEDGNNSSSNGSMNEEVPDQENIHASNDRAVRTNYAEQELIEKLRRSLNDNREEIRYLTDVVSKQEEVITGFRYDLKSFVNDDTKVKLLTGLPSYSLLCKSPKMANQVCKYSSKISKLNEADISRYHEKILAVDGTDPYQMEYKSDILPLTIDYDRIFAYLISRLSFRTGAPHRNMKSLDAYKSFQSGFVKDVKGCKYKEVFVITGQVLHSLSINQPPAECWVIINDAENEEHTRGEILAAHCDCTAGAGETCTHIAAVLYALSYAREICLGKKLSVTELPSYWMVPGGSAATEDLYKPIDSVNFGRKRETFCELRDYALSKTEEEVRIFLDNVTSAGHEVVARRAFFMSTDAEQENVSIKDRLLDFSFVKRFSNENHQKTLEDLINIGKTIDWSTTIEDCRFIEEMTRKQHAEPMWFMLRYGRITASIFSRCLRTSLSKPSKSLLTCIFSQNQGQYFPATLHGRRNEHKGVIAAVEDFKCNDHINVRHRKSGLTISPEHPYFAASPDYIIQCDCCGTIVIEVKCPFKFDLLTRDEGIEALLSRHSSYLLRNSSGVLTLNPKHPYFYQVQMQILVANAAYGLFVVWAPRFTLAFNVEKDTQFWVHNYPKAKLFFENVLAPEILGHYFSLRN, encoded by the exons ATGTTGAACTTCAAAGGAAAACCAGCTCCACCTTGCGCTATCC ATGATCCAAGTATTTCAGCGACTCAAGCACGCCGAACTGCATTGGGAAATGAGCATTCATCTTCAGCAAAAAACGGCTGTGG GTCGTGTGTAAAACAAAAACCTGACTTGCCCGGTATTACCGAACACCCAAACCAATCACCTTTGGAGCACGATAGCAACACGAAAAACTTGGAAAACATCGAGTTTGATACA agTTATACATCGACATCCAGTCTTGAATTTCTTGATGAGGAATGGTTGGAGGAACATTTGGAAGAGGATGGAAACAACAGCTCAAGCAACGGATCAATGAATGAAGAAGTACCTGATCAAGAAAATATACATGCTAGCAATGACAGAGCGGTGCGGACAAACTATGCTGAACAAGAGCTAATCGAAAAGTTACGACGGTCGTTAAATGATAACAGAGAGGAAATAAGATATCTTACGGACGTTGTATCAAAACAAGAGGAAGTGATAACTGGTTTCCGATATGATCTGAAATCATTCGTAAACGATGATACTAAAGTGAAATTATTAACTGGTTTGCCTTCCTATTCACTATTA TGCAAATCACCGAAAATGGCAAATCAAGTCTGCAAATATTCATCGAAGATTAGCAAGTTAAATGAAGCAGATATTTCAAGATACCATGAAAAAATATTAGCTGTCGATGGAACTGATCCCTATCAAATGGAATATAAATCGGATATATTACCATTAACCATAGACTACGATAGAATTTTTGCATACCTCATAAGTCGTTTGTCATTTCGGACTGGAGCCCCTCATAGGAATATGAAATCTTTGGATGCATACAAGTCCTTTCAGTCAGGTTTTGTAAAAGACGTAAAAGGATGCAAGTATAAGGAGGTGTTTGTTATTACTGGACAG GTACTTCATAGCTTGTCTATAAATCAACCACCAGCGGAATGCTGGGTTATTATTAACGACGCCGAGAATGAAGAGCATACCAGAGGGGAGATTTTAGCAGCTCATTGCGACTGCACGGCTGGAGCTGGGGAAACATGTACCCATATTGCAGCGGTTCTATACGCATTATCGTATGCTAGGGAAATTTGTCTCGGAAAAAAA TTGTCAGTTACGGAATTACCATCGTACTGGATGGTTCCGGGAGGTTCCGCAGCAACAGAAGATTTATATAAACCGATTGACAGTGTAAATTTTGGCCGGAAAAGGGAAACATTCTGCGAGCTTCGCGACTATGCGTTAAGCAAAACGGAAGAAGAGGTCCGTATTTTCTTAGATAATGTAACGTCCGCAGGTCATGAGGTTGTTGCTAGACGAGCTTTTTTTATGAGTACTGATGCTGAACAAGAAAACGTATCAATTAAGGATCGATTACTAGACTTTTCCTTCGTGAAGCGTTTCTCTAACGAAAATCACCAAAAAACATTGGAGGATTTAATAAACATTGGAAAAACGATAGATTGGTCCACTACCATAGAGGACTGCAGATTTATTGAAGAGATGACCAGAAAGCAACATGCCGAACCGATGTGGTTTATGCTGCGGTACGGAAGGATTACAGCTTCGATATTTTCACGATGTTTGAGGACCAGTCTTTCAAAACCTTCTAAATCCCTACTTACCTGCATATTTTCTCAAAATCAAGGCCAATACTTTCCTGCAACACTTCACGGTAGACGTAATGAACATAAAGGGGTGATTGCTGCAGTTGAAGATTTTAAATGTAATGATCACATCAATGTTAGACACAGAAAG TCTGGTTTGACGATTTCACCAGAACATCCGTACTTCGCAGCATCACCAGATTACATAATACAATGTGATTGTTGCGGAACAATAGTTATAGAGGTCAAGTGCCCGTTCAAATTTGATTTGTTGACACGTGACGAAGGAATAGAGGCTCTGCTTAGTCGACACTCATCTTATTTGTTACGAAATTCAAGCGGAGTTTTGACATTGAACCCCAAACACCCTTACTTTTATCAAGTCCAAATGCAAATTCTTGTTGCTAACGCCGCATATGGCTTGTTTGTCGTTTGGGCCCCCAGATTCACACTAGCATTCAATGTTGAAAAAGATACACAATTCTGGGTTCATAATTATcctaaagctaaattgtttttCGAGAATGTTTTAGCACCTGAAATACTCGGCCATTATTTCTCTCTTCGTAATTAA
- the LOC128734501 gene encoding pre-mRNA-processing factor 6: protein MAHIPATSLGSKSKKHFLGVPAPLGYVAGVGRGATGFTTRSDIGPARDANDVSDDRHAPPAAKRKKKEEEEEDDEDLNDSNYDEFSGYSGSLFSKDPYDKDDAEADAIYENIDKRMDEKRKEYREKRLKEDLERYRQERPKIQQQFSDLKRSLIMVSEDEWANLPEVGDSRNKKQRNPRAEKFTPLPDSVLSRNLGGETASTIDARSGLASMIPGVATPGMLTPSGDLDLRKIGQARNTLMNVKLSQVSDSVAGQTVVDPKGYLTDLQSMIPTYGGDINDIKKARLLLKSVRETNPNHPPAWIASARLEEVTGKVQMARNLIMRGCEVNPLSEDLWLEAARLQPPDTAKGVIAQAARHIPTSVRIWIKAADLETEAKAKRRVFRKALEHIPNSVRLWKAAVELENPEDAKILLSRAVECCNTSVELWLALARLETYENARKVLNKARENIPTDRQIWTTAAKLEEANGNNHMVEKIIDRALTSLSANGVEINRDQWLQEAMEAEKSGAIKCCQAIVKAVIGVGIDEEDRKQTWIDDADHCAKEGAFECARAVYTFALSEFPSKKSIWLRAAYFEKNHGTRESLEAILQKAVAHCPKSEVLWLMGAKSKWMAGDVPAARGILSLAFQANPNSEDIWLAAVKLESENSEYERARRLLAKARASAPTPRVMMKSAKLEWALNNLEDALGLLEDAVKVFPDFAKLWMMKGQIEEQKKLLERAVETYNAGLKKCPNSIPLWILLSSLEERRKLLTKARSVLERGRLKNPKNPTLWLAAIRIEIRAGLKDMANTLMARALQDCPNAGELWAEAIFLEARPQRKSKSVDALKKCEHDPHVLLSVSKLFWSERKIQKCRDWFNRTIKIDPDFGDAWAYFYKFELQHGTEQQQNELVERCVTAEPKHGEDWCRVSKDIANWCLKTDEVLKAVVKILPTPI, encoded by the exons ATGGCCCACATACCGGCTACTTCATTAGGTAGCAAAAGTAAGAAGCATTTTCTTGGAGTCCCTGCGCCTCTCGGCTATGTGGCTGGCGTTGGCCGTGG TGCCACTGGATTTACTACTCGTTCGGATATTGGTCCAGCGCGAGATGCTAACGATGTTTC GGATGATCGACATGCTCCTCCAGCGGCCAAACggaaaaagaaagaagaagaggaagaagacgATGAAGATTTAAATGATTCCAATTACGATGAATTCAGTGGTTACAGTGGGTCACTTTTCTCTAAAGATCCCTATGACAAAGATGACGCCGAAGCAGATGCTATCTATGAGAACATCGATAAACGCATGGATGAAAAGCGTAAAGAGTATCGTGAAAAACGGCTAAAGGAAGACCTGGAGCGATATCGGCAAGAGAGGCCGAAGATTCAGCAACAGTTTTCTGATCTGAAACGAAGCTTAATAATGGTCTCGGAGGATGAGTGGGCTAATTTACCGGAAGTTGGCGATAGCCGCAACAAAAAGCAACGCAATCCAAGAGCAGAGAAGTTTACTCCGTTGCCAGATAGCGTATTATCAAGGAATTTGGGTGGAGAAACTGCGAGCACCATCGATGCACGTTCAGGACTTGCTTCGATGATACCTGGAGTGGCAACGCCCGGAATGCTTACTCCCAGTGGAGATTTGGACTTGAGAAAAATTGGCCAAGCCAGAAATACATTGATGAATGTAAAGCTGTCGCAGGTATCGGATTCTGTAGCCGGACAAACTGTTGTAGATCCAAAGGGTTATTTGACTGATCTGCAAAGTATGATACCCACGTATGGTGGAGATATTAACGATATAAAGAAAGCACGTCTGCTTCTGAAAAGTGTGCGCGAAACTAATCCCAACCATCCTCCTGCCTGGATTGCCAGTGCTCGTTTGGAGGAGGTTACAGGAAAAGTGCAGATGGCACGCAATTTGATTATGCGTGGATGTGAAGTTAATCCGTTGAGTGAAGATCTGTGGTTGGAGGCTGCAAGATTACAGCCCCCCGATACAGCCAAGGGAGTCATAGCGCAAGCGGCCAGACATATACCAACGTCTGTCAGAATATGGATCAAGGCAGCAGACTTGGAAACGGAAGCCAAAGCAAAGAGGCGTGTTTTTCGTAAGGCGTTGGAACATATTCCTAACTCAGTGCGATTGTGGAAAGCAGCAGTGGAGCTAGAGAATCCAGAGGATGCAAAGATTTTGCTTTCAAGAGCTGTAGAATGCTGTAATACCAGTGTTGAATTGTGGTTGGCGTTAGCACGTTTGgaaacatatgaaaatgctcGAAAAGTGTTGAATAAAGCTCGAGAGAATATCCCGACTGATCGACAGATTTGGACAACTGCCGCCAAATTAGAGGAAGCAAATGGTAATAATCATATGGTTGAGAAAATTATCGACCGTGCTTTGACCTCACTGAGTGCAAATGGGGTAGAGATCAATCGAGACCAATGGCTGCAGGAGGCGATGGAGGCGGAAAAATCTGGCGCAATCAAATGCTGCCAGGCTATTGTGAAAGCCGTAATTGGAGTCGGAATCGATGAAGAAGATCGTAAACAAACTTGGATTGATGATGCCGATCATTGCGCCAAGGAGGGAGCGTTTGAGTGTGCCCGGGCCGTATACACATTTGCATTGTCAGAATTTCCATCCAAAAAGAGCATCTGGTTACGAGCAgcttattttgaaaaaaatcacggTACACGTGAAAGTTTAGAAGCAATATTACAGAAAGCGGTGGCTCACTGTCCTAAATCGGAAGTCCTATGGTTAATGGGAGCCAAATCCAAGTGGATGGCCGGAGACGTGCCGGCTGCGCGCGGTATTCTATCACTTGCTTTTCAGGCTAATCCCAATTCAGAAGACATTTGGCTGGCTGCAGTAAAGTTAGAATCCGAAAATTCGGAGTACGAACGCGCTAGACGATTGCTCGCTAAGGCGAGAGCTTCGGCGCCAACACCAAGGGTTATGATGAAGTCTGCCAAGTTAGAGTGGGCGCTTAACAATCTTGAAGATGCTTTAGGCTTGCTAGAAGACGCCGTTAAAGTATTTCCGGATTTCGCTAAACTATGGATGATGAAAGGACAGATTGAAGAACAGAAGAAATTACTGGAACGCGCAGTGGAGACCTATAATGCTGGATTGAAGAAATGTCCTAATTCGATCCCACTTTGGATTTTACTGTCCAGCttagaagaaagaagaaagttGCTTACTAAAGCTCGCTCAGTACTGGAACGAGGTCGTCTGAAGAATCCCAAAAATCCAACACTTTGGTTAGCTGCTATCCGTATTGAGATACGGGCTGGTCTGAAAGACATGGCAAACACCCTAATGGCGAGAGCTTTACAGGATTGTCCTAATGCCGGTGAGCTGTGGGCTGAGGCCATATTTCTGGAGGCCCGACCACAGCGCAAATCGAAGTCCGTAGATGCTCTAAAGAAATGTGAACACGATCCGCATGTGCTGCTGTCGGTTTCGAAACTATTTTGGAGCGAAAGAAAAATACAGAAATGTCGCGATTGGTTCAATCGTACA ATAAAAATCGACCCGGATTTTGGCGACGCTTGGGCCTATTTCTACAAGTTCGAACTCCAACATGGTACTGAACAGCAGCAGAACGAACTGGTTGAGCGATGTGTAACTGCGGAACCGAAACACGGCGAAGACTGGTGCCGAGTTAGTAAGGATATTGCCAACTGGTGTTTAAAAACGGACGAAGTGCTCAAGGCGGTGGTGAAAATTTTGCCTACACCAATTTAA
- the LOC128737500 gene encoding uncharacterized protein LOC128737500 — MANPEIPRTRPALVEIPTRMGYLTQRVTTPVGVNNRRNALNPRLIDNPTVNIPDSYLSPRMSPEEAVIQQRGRRRVPIIWSPEKGFYVSPHKTPTKSISAMTLRSSPRKRSLIKELSEVAASTSEASQTPSPSKRSPTMKNTSPSAAKKMRFEEGSINRKRSDIPLEILLKGLSQEQLITMINGMVRSNPRLEHTVRSELPMADIAPLEEQLNYQKKNISKSLPATRLISKTDSPAYARAATHLFTFKKMLVEHSQTLQNSKHWDALLDYVVMAWGYVRATPVWDNPAHNAVRKHCFKILSYHASFALKYGQTELGHERLSKFQQKIKAMAVDCEDIQDCVVPLCYLLEKN, encoded by the exons ATGGCCAATCCAGAGATCCCTCGGACTCGCCCAGCTCTTGTAGAAATCCCGACAAGGATGGGCTATCTAACGCAACGGGTCACCACTCCGGTCGGAGTCAACAATAGGCGGAACGCACTAAATCCAAGATTGATAGATAATCCGACCGTGAACATACCGGATAGTTACTTATCGCCCCGTATGTCCCCCGAGGAAGCAGTTATTCAACAACGCGGCAGACGTCGTGTTCCTATTATCTGGAGTCCAGAGAAAGGTTTCTATGTGTCGCCACACAAGACACCGACAAAAAGTATATCGGCAATGACGCTAAGGAGTTCGCCAAGAAAGCGTTCGTTGATTAAGGAATTGTCCGAAGTTGCAGCCTCGACCAGTGAAGCAAGTCAAACTCCGTCGCCATCTAAGCGTAGCCCTACAATGAAAAATACGAGCCCAAGTGCAGCCAAGAAGATGCGTTTTGAAGAGGGATCTATTAATCGTAAAAGAAGCGATATTCCATTGGAAATTCTACTGAAAGGCTTGAGTCAGGAGCAGCTGATCACCATGATCAACGGCATGGTGCGAAGCAATCCCCGCTTAGAGCACACCGTTCGTAGTGAGCTGCCAATGGCGGACATTGCTCCACTTGAAGAACAGTTGAATTACCAGAAAAAGAACATATCCAAGAGTTTGCCAGCAAcccgtttaataagcaaaactGACAGTCCGGCCTATGCTCGTGCAGCAACCCATCTATTTACGTTCAAAAA AATGCTAGTTGAGCATAGTCAAACGCTGCAAAATTCTAAACACTGGGACGCTTTGCTCGATTATGTTGTGATGGCCTGGGGATATGTACGAGCCACACCCGTCTGGGACAATCCAGCGCATAATGCCGTTCGAAAGCACTGCTTCAAAATACTTTCGTATCACGCTAGTTTTGCCCTCAAGTACGGTCAAACAGAGCTGGGACACGAACGATTGAGCAAGTTTCAGCagaaaatcaaagcaatggcCGTCGATTGCGAGGATATTCAAGATTGTGTTGTGCCACTCTGTTATCTGCTGGAGAAAAATTGA